In Bombus affinis isolate iyBomAffi1 chromosome 11, iyBomAffi1.2, whole genome shotgun sequence, one genomic interval encodes:
- the LOC126922164 gene encoding eukaryotic translation initiation factor 3 subunit J, producing MDDEWDVENAEAKFDLAIRSNKWEGEDEDEDVKDSWEDVEEEKKDIEKPAEVPKAKPKPKKALAERIEEREKKAKAEAERKAKEKEEALTPEERRAEQIRRQRLQEEADLRLAMETFGVTEEPALSLDTTVPSTKEEFEQYGSVLTQKLSQLAKNAEFPPFGEELIKSVALNLSSAHLKKVKTLIDNLLIEKQKIEKGEKAKKNKGKGKAKLKIEDDNTLLSEYGDYVYDDYDDFM from the exons ATGGATGACGAGTGGG ATGTCGAAAACGCTGAGGCAAAATTCGACCTCGCTATCAGATCCAACAAGTGGGAGGGCGAAGACGAGGACGAGGATGTCAAG GATAGCTGGGAAGATGTCGAGGAAGAAAAGAAGGATATAGAAAAACCTGCAGAAGTGCCTAAGGCTAAACCAAAGCCAAAGAAAGCTTTGGCAGAAAGAATTGAAGAGCGTGAG AAAAAGGCAAAAGCAGAGGCAGAAAGGAAAGCTAAAGAAAAGGAGGAAGCATTAACGCCAGAAGAGAGGAGAGCGGAACAAATAAGGCGTCAAAGGCTCCAAGAAGAAGCTGATTTACGCCTTGCCATGGAGACTTTCG GTGTAACAGAAGAACCTGCTTTGAGTCTAGATACGACAGTACCTAGCACAAAAGAAGAATTTGAGCAGTATGGAAGTGTACTTACACAAAAGCTAAGTCAACTTGCCAAAAATGCTGAGTTTCCTCCGTTCGGGGAAGAACTTATTAAATCTGTTGCTCTCAATT TATCCTCAGCGCATTTGAAGAAAGTTAAAACGTTGATCGATAATTTGTTGATTGAGAAGcagaaaatcgagaaaggagAAAAGGCGAAAAAGAACAAGGGCAAGGGAAAAGCAAAACTGAAAATCGAAGATGACAACACTCTTTTGAGCGAATACGGCGACTATGTTTACGATGACTATGACGATTTCATGTAG